From one Idiomarina sp. X4 genomic stretch:
- the nlpI gene encoding lipoprotein NlpI, producing the protein MQLVRVHAVVGLAIVSMFLSGCASLVGQQPSAISQLVLAEPERAEFRYEIELARLDQVLTEDLTPEQRAELYYRRGALYDAVGLSTLARMDFTRALEYNPRLADAYNFLGIQYTQLQEFDYAYEAFDSAIELEPKHNYAYLNRGIAEYYDSRYELSKEDLEYHLEREPSDPYRVIWLYLTSVDINAEDAKSMLRQNINKLNKSDWGYQIAQLFLGNLHVDEFLEKMTQQLGEDEQLTERLCEAYFYLGKYMQLENKPLDAMNYFKLALSTNVYEFVEHRYASVELDRIRQSLISR; encoded by the coding sequence ATGCAGTTGGTCCGTGTCCATGCCGTTGTTGGCTTAGCTATTGTTTCGATGTTTCTATCCGGTTGCGCCTCGCTGGTGGGGCAACAGCCGTCGGCGATAAGTCAACTCGTTCTAGCTGAGCCAGAACGAGCCGAGTTTCGTTATGAAATAGAATTGGCGCGACTTGATCAAGTTTTAACGGAAGATTTAACCCCCGAGCAACGTGCTGAACTGTATTACCGTCGTGGTGCTTTATATGATGCGGTTGGTCTTAGTACGCTGGCCAGAATGGACTTTACGCGTGCTCTTGAATATAACCCACGGCTTGCCGATGCTTATAATTTTCTTGGTATTCAGTACACTCAGTTACAAGAGTTTGACTACGCATATGAAGCCTTTGACTCAGCGATAGAGTTAGAGCCTAAACATAACTATGCTTACTTAAATCGCGGTATAGCGGAATATTATGACTCGCGCTATGAGTTATCGAAAGAGGATCTGGAGTATCATCTGGAGCGAGAGCCTTCTGATCCATACCGAGTCATTTGGCTATATTTGACTAGCGTGGATATTAATGCCGAAGACGCAAAAAGTATGCTTCGCCAGAATATTAATAAGCTGAATAAATCTGACTGGGGTTACCAGATAGCGCAGCTATTCCTCGGTAACCTGCATGTTGATGAGTTCCTCGAAAAGATGACCCAACAGCTTGGTGAAGATGAGCAACTGACGGAGCGCCTGTGCGAGGCTTATTTCTACCTTGGTAAGTACATGCAACTTGAAAATAAGCCGCTTGATGCGATGAATTACTTTAAGCTGGCACTTTCAACTAATGTGTATGAGTTCGTCGAGCACCGGTACGCATCAGTAGAGTTAGATCGGATTCGACAGTCACTTATCAGTCGATGA
- the pnp gene encoding polyribonucleotide nucleotidyltransferase: MNPITKQFQYGQHTVTLETGVIARQATGSVLVSMDDTTVLVTVVAKKDVREGQNFFPLTVNYQEKTYAAGKIPGGFFKREGRPSENETLTSRLIDRPIRPLFPEGFMNEVQVVATVVSVNPQINPDIVALIGASAALSISGVPFAGPIGAARVGVVNDEYVLNPTMDELEQSKLDLVVAGTENAVLMVESEAELLSEDQMLGAVMYGHEAMQDVIKAIEEFTAEAGKEKWDWKAPEKNETLQQKVRELAEQGIGEAYRITDKAERKGKLDEVKQQMTDKLTAEDENVDLEEAGEIFHDLESEIVRSRIIAGEKRIDGRDPDMVRAISAATGVLPRTHGSSLFTRGETQALVTATLGTDRDAQMIDELTGTNTSRFMLHYNFPPYCVGETGMMGSPKRREIGHGRLAKRGIQAVMPSHDEFPYTIRVVSEITESNGSSSMASVCGSSLALMDAGVPIKSSVAGIAMGLVKEGDKHVVLSDILGDEDHLGDMDFKVAGNNDGITALQMDIKIDGITRDIMESALAQAKSARLHILKVMDEAIGGHRQELSAYAPRFTTIKIDQDKIKDVIGKGGAVIRELTESTNTNIEIGDDGTIKVAASDQADADAAIEKIKQLTANVEVGKIYQGKVARIVDFGAFVTVLPGKDGLVHISQIAEERVNDVNEYLKVGDVVPVKVLEIDRQGRVRLSMKEAVEKKEDANNTASAESNTSEENSTEE, encoded by the coding sequence GTGAATCCAATTACGAAACAATTTCAATACGGTCAGCATACAGTCACTCTAGAAACTGGCGTTATTGCACGTCAGGCCACTGGCTCCGTATTGGTCAGTATGGATGACACAACAGTTCTGGTAACTGTTGTTGCAAAAAAAGACGTCCGTGAAGGGCAAAACTTTTTCCCGCTGACAGTTAACTATCAAGAAAAAACATACGCAGCAGGTAAAATTCCGGGAGGCTTCTTCAAACGTGAAGGCCGTCCAAGTGAAAACGAGACGCTGACATCGCGTCTTATTGACCGTCCAATCCGTCCTTTATTCCCTGAAGGCTTCATGAACGAAGTTCAGGTGGTTGCTACGGTTGTTTCAGTTAATCCACAAATTAACCCTGATATCGTTGCACTAATAGGTGCGTCAGCGGCGCTGTCAATTTCAGGTGTACCATTCGCAGGCCCAATCGGTGCTGCGCGTGTCGGTGTGGTAAACGACGAATATGTATTGAACCCAACCATGGATGAGCTGGAACAGTCTAAGCTGGATCTCGTGGTTGCAGGTACAGAAAATGCGGTATTAATGGTTGAGTCTGAAGCTGAACTGCTGTCAGAAGACCAAATGCTGGGCGCTGTCATGTACGGCCATGAAGCCATGCAGGACGTTATCAAAGCCATTGAAGAATTTACCGCAGAAGCAGGTAAAGAAAAGTGGGACTGGAAAGCGCCAGAGAAAAACGAAACTCTGCAACAAAAAGTTCGTGAGTTAGCAGAGCAAGGTATTGGAGAAGCTTACCGCATTACTGACAAAGCCGAGCGTAAAGGTAAGCTTGACGAAGTTAAACAGCAGATGACTGATAAGCTGACAGCTGAAGACGAGAATGTTGACTTAGAAGAAGCTGGCGAGATTTTCCACGATCTTGAAAGCGAAATTGTTCGCAGCCGTATCATTGCTGGTGAAAAGCGTATCGATGGTCGTGACCCGGATATGGTTCGTGCTATTAGCGCAGCGACCGGTGTTTTACCTCGCACTCACGGCTCTTCATTGTTTACTCGTGGTGAAACTCAGGCTTTGGTTACCGCAACATTAGGTACAGACCGTGACGCTCAAATGATTGACGAGCTAACAGGCACAAATACCAGCCGCTTCATGCTGCATTACAACTTCCCTCCATACTGTGTGGGTGAAACTGGCATGATGGGCTCTCCTAAGCGTCGTGAAATTGGTCATGGTCGTTTAGCGAAGCGTGGTATTCAGGCAGTAATGCCGAGCCATGATGAATTCCCATACACCATTCGTGTGGTTTCGGAAATTACGGAATCAAATGGTTCAAGCTCTATGGCATCAGTGTGTGGCTCGTCACTAGCATTAATGGACGCAGGTGTTCCCATCAAGTCGTCTGTCGCAGGTATCGCGATGGGTCTGGTAAAAGAAGGCGACAAGCATGTCGTTCTTTCAGATATTCTGGGTGACGAAGATCACTTGGGCGATATGGACTTTAAAGTAGCGGGTAACAACGACGGTATTACTGCGCTGCAAATGGACATTAAAATCGACGGTATCACTCGCGATATTATGGAAAGTGCACTGGCACAGGCGAAATCAGCTCGTTTACACATTCTGAAAGTGATGGACGAAGCGATTGGCGGACATCGTCAGGAGCTGTCCGCTTACGCCCCACGCTTTACCACAATCAAGATTGATCAGGACAAGATCAAAGACGTGATTGGTAAAGGCGGTGCTGTTATTCGCGAGCTAACTGAGTCGACTAATACCAACATCGAAATTGGTGATGATGGCACGATTAAAGTAGCAGCGAGTGACCAAGCTGATGCCGATGCGGCTATTGAGAAAATCAAGCAGCTGACGGCGAATGTTGAAGTTGGCAAAATTTATCAAGGTAAAGTCGCACGTATCGTAGACTTCGGTGCCTTCGTTACTGTGCTGCCGGGTAAAGATGGTCTTGTGCATATTTCTCAAATTGCAGAAGAACGTGTGAACGACGTAAACGAATACCTGAAAGTTGGTGATGTTGTTCCGGTTAAAGTACTGGAAATTGACCGTCAGGGTCGTGTTCGTCTGAGCATGAAAGAAGCGGTTGAGAAAAAAGAAGACGCTAACAACACAGCAAGTGCTGAGAGCAATACTTCAGAAGAGAACTCAACAGAAGAGTAA
- the rpsO gene encoding 30S ribosomal protein S15: protein MSLTVEQKAEIVKEFGQGENDTGSPEVQIALLTKNLAELQDHFKAHKKDHHSRRGLLRMVSRRRKLLDYLKRKDEKRYLSVVERLGIRR from the coding sequence ATGTCACTAACTGTTGAACAGAAAGCTGAAATCGTAAAAGAGTTTGGTCAAGGCGAGAACGACACAGGTTCTCCAGAAGTACAAATCGCTTTGTTGACTAAAAACCTGGCTGAGCTTCAAGACCACTTTAAAGCGCACAAAAAAGACCACCACTCACGTCGTGGACTGTTACGCATGGTTAGCCGTCGCCGTAAATTGCTTGACTACCTTAAGCGTAAAGACGAAAAGCGTTATTTATCAGTTGTTGAGCGTCTAGGCATCCGTCGCTAA
- the truB gene encoding tRNA pseudouridine(55) synthase TruB: protein MGKARPRKGRPVCGVVFLDKPKGMSSNHALQRVKRLYNAQKAGHTGALDPLATGLLPVCLGEATKFSQYLLDADKSYRVEATLGVRTTTSDAEGEEVERKAVNITEDDIRRKLPRFIGPQQQTPSIYSALKHEGRPLYYYARRGIDVPQKVREITIHSIEFIQLVGEVLELQVSCSKGTYIRTLIDDLGQALGCGAHVSLLHRNGVADLNADNMLTIEQLEQLAEAGDLDAQLHSVDCLLHALPEQKVTRSEARDLLHGQPVDNCLDREVAVGDQCRMWCERHDGGKEFIGVGALRDDNRFWPKRVLALEFCEFSLDDLK from the coding sequence ATGGGCAAAGCTCGTCCCCGCAAAGGGCGTCCTGTCTGTGGCGTAGTCTTTCTGGATAAACCGAAGGGCATGAGTTCCAATCATGCCCTTCAACGTGTTAAACGCCTATACAACGCTCAAAAAGCCGGTCATACCGGCGCTCTGGATCCTTTAGCAACCGGCTTATTGCCCGTGTGTTTAGGGGAGGCCACTAAATTTTCTCAATACCTGCTTGATGCGGATAAAAGTTATCGGGTTGAAGCCACTTTGGGTGTGCGTACAACGACGAGTGACGCAGAGGGCGAGGAAGTAGAGCGTAAGGCAGTCAATATTACCGAAGACGATATTCGGAGAAAACTGCCGCGGTTTATTGGGCCGCAACAACAAACTCCGTCTATCTATTCCGCGCTTAAGCACGAAGGTCGACCATTGTATTATTACGCTCGCCGCGGTATTGACGTCCCACAAAAAGTGCGTGAGATAACCATCCACTCCATTGAGTTTATTCAGTTAGTTGGTGAGGTTCTTGAGTTACAGGTCAGCTGCAGCAAAGGGACTTATATACGCACATTAATCGATGACCTGGGTCAGGCATTAGGGTGTGGAGCGCATGTTTCGTTACTTCATAGAAATGGTGTGGCGGACTTAAACGCGGATAATATGTTGACTATAGAACAGCTGGAGCAATTAGCTGAAGCGGGCGATCTGGACGCGCAGCTGCATTCGGTTGACTGTCTGCTACATGCCTTACCCGAGCAAAAAGTCACTCGTTCTGAAGCACGAGATTTACTTCATGGGCAGCCGGTAGATAATTGCTTAGACCGTGAGGTTGCTGTTGGCGATCAATGTCGTATGTGGTGTGAGCGCCATGATGGTGGAAAGGAGTTTATTGGTGTCGGAGCTCTGAGGGATGATAATCGTTTTTGGCCCAAAAGAGTCTTGGCGCTTGAATTCTGTGAGTTCTCTCTCGATGATTTGAAATAA
- the rbfA gene encoding 30S ribosome-binding factor RbfA: MPQDFSRTERVRHQLQREIALIIQREVKDPRVSMVTVSDVEVSRDLAYAKVFVTFFNDDEAETKTALRILNQAAGFIRSLLGKRIKARIVPELKFHHDTSLNEGIRMSKLVAEARARDNKNKTDSED; this comes from the coding sequence ATGCCACAAGACTTTAGCCGCACCGAAAGGGTGCGGCATCAGTTACAACGTGAAATCGCACTTATCATACAGCGCGAGGTGAAAGACCCTCGCGTTAGCATGGTGACGGTTTCCGATGTAGAAGTATCAAGAGATTTAGCGTACGCCAAAGTATTCGTTACCTTTTTTAATGATGACGAAGCAGAGACGAAAACAGCACTTAGAATTTTAAATCAAGCGGCTGGTTTCATTCGTTCACTTTTAGGTAAGCGGATTAAAGCGCGCATTGTGCCTGAGCTGAAATTTCATCACGACACCTCGTTAAATGAAGGTATTCGTATGAGTAAGCTGGTGGCAGAAGCACGCGCACGTGACAACAAAAATAAGACTGATTCAGAGGACTAA
- the infB gene encoding translation initiation factor IF-2: protein MEEVTLEKLAKDVGTTVDRLVQQFAEAGMNKKAGDSVNEEEKQKLLAHLNRQHGGGGSSEPSKMTLKRKTKSTLSVGGGRDSKSVQVEVRKKRTYVKRSAAEEAEREEQERVAKEQEAAEAKRREEEQKREEEQRKEAEAKAKAEREKAEKEKAEKEKARKEKEKARQKAEAEKRAAMTPEEREAADKAKEEAEKLKRQQEEEARKKAEKEAEAQAEEARKLAEENAKRWEEEEQKRKQQEQEDVHFTTSSTAQEAEDAQDFDEERKSRRRNKKRRRKDEENEDAPRREKRRKGARRGASLQQGFNKPAQPVEREVKIGETITVGELANRMAVKAGDLIKTMMKMGEMVTINQILDQDTAALVVEELGHKPALVKDNALEEEVLSDRHEGGEEAPRAPVVTVMGHVDHGKTSLLDYIRKAKVASGEAGGITQHIGAYHVETDQGMVTFLDTPGHAAFTSMRARGAGATDVVILVVAADDGVMPQTKEAVQHAKAAGVPLIVAINKMDKEEADPDRVKNELSQLDVIPEDWGGDTMFIPVSAHSGLGIDELLEGVLLQSEVLDLKAEKTGMASGIVVESRLDRGRGPVATILVQRGLLKQGDVVLCGLEYGKIRAMRDENGQEIKEAGPSIPVEILGLSGVPQAGDEATVVKDERKAREVANYRQGKYREVKLAKQQKAKLENMFANMEEGDVSELNIVLKSDVQGSLEAISDALTKLSTDEVKVNIIGSGVGGITETDISLASASNAIVVGFNVRAEAAARKLVEQENVDLRYYSVIYDLIDEVKAAMSGMLQPEFKQEIIGLAEVRDVFKSPKLGAIAGCMVTEGIVKRSAPIRVLRDNVVIYEGELESLRRFKDDVQEVRNGMECGIGVKNYNDVKEGDQIEVFETVQVERKL from the coding sequence ATGGAAGAAGTAACGCTCGAAAAGCTGGCCAAAGATGTCGGTACAACAGTTGATCGTCTGGTTCAGCAGTTCGCTGAAGCGGGCATGAACAAAAAAGCTGGCGACTCAGTTAATGAAGAAGAGAAACAAAAGTTGCTGGCTCACCTAAATCGCCAACATGGCGGTGGTGGCAGCTCTGAACCCAGCAAAATGACACTGAAACGAAAAACCAAGAGCACGCTGAGTGTTGGCGGTGGTCGTGATTCTAAATCGGTACAAGTTGAAGTTCGTAAAAAGCGGACTTACGTTAAACGCTCAGCTGCAGAAGAAGCAGAGCGTGAAGAACAAGAACGTGTAGCGAAAGAGCAAGAGGCGGCGGAAGCGAAACGCCGCGAAGAAGAGCAAAAGCGTGAAGAAGAGCAGCGCAAAGAAGCAGAGGCAAAAGCCAAAGCGGAGCGCGAGAAAGCCGAGAAGGAAAAGGCTGAGAAAGAAAAGGCTCGAAAAGAGAAAGAAAAAGCACGCCAAAAAGCAGAAGCTGAAAAGCGCGCTGCGATGACGCCAGAAGAACGTGAAGCTGCTGATAAAGCGAAAGAAGAAGCTGAAAAACTGAAACGTCAGCAAGAAGAAGAAGCCCGTAAAAAGGCGGAAAAAGAAGCGGAAGCGCAAGCGGAAGAAGCTCGTAAACTGGCAGAAGAAAACGCAAAACGCTGGGAAGAAGAAGAGCAAAAACGTAAGCAGCAAGAGCAGGAAGATGTGCACTTTACAACGTCTTCTACAGCTCAGGAAGCAGAAGACGCTCAGGACTTCGATGAAGAACGCAAAAGTCGCCGTCGTAATAAAAAACGTCGTCGTAAAGATGAAGAAAATGAAGACGCACCGCGTCGCGAGAAGCGTCGTAAGGGCGCTCGTAGAGGAGCTTCTTTGCAACAAGGCTTTAATAAACCCGCTCAACCTGTTGAGCGAGAAGTAAAAATCGGTGAAACCATTACGGTGGGTGAACTGGCAAACCGCATGGCGGTTAAAGCAGGTGACCTGATTAAAACCATGATGAAAATGGGCGAAATGGTCACTATCAACCAAATTCTGGATCAGGATACAGCCGCTCTGGTTGTTGAAGAGCTTGGTCATAAACCCGCATTGGTTAAAGATAATGCGCTGGAAGAAGAAGTGCTATCTGATCGCCATGAAGGTGGTGAAGAAGCGCCGCGCGCACCTGTTGTCACCGTTATGGGTCACGTTGACCACGGTAAAACGTCACTGCTGGATTACATTCGTAAAGCGAAAGTGGCTTCCGGCGAAGCTGGCGGCATTACACAGCACATTGGTGCGTATCACGTAGAAACCGATCAAGGCATGGTCACTTTCCTGGATACTCCGGGACACGCTGCGTTTACGTCAATGCGTGCTCGAGGTGCAGGTGCGACGGACGTGGTTATTCTCGTAGTGGCGGCTGATGACGGCGTTATGCCGCAAACTAAAGAAGCCGTTCAACACGCGAAAGCAGCTGGCGTTCCATTAATTGTTGCTATCAACAAAATGGATAAAGAAGAAGCTGACCCAGACCGTGTGAAAAACGAGCTGTCTCAGTTGGATGTTATTCCTGAGGACTGGGGCGGTGATACCATGTTTATTCCAGTGTCCGCACACAGTGGATTGGGAATTGATGAACTGCTAGAAGGCGTGCTGCTGCAGTCTGAAGTCCTTGACCTTAAAGCGGAAAAAACCGGAATGGCGTCAGGTATCGTGGTTGAATCACGTCTTGACCGTGGTCGTGGACCAGTAGCAACAATTCTTGTTCAGCGTGGTTTGCTGAAACAAGGTGATGTGGTTCTTTGTGGTCTTGAGTACGGAAAAATTCGCGCGATGCGTGACGAAAATGGTCAAGAAATTAAAGAAGCCGGCCCATCAATTCCAGTGGAAATATTGGGTCTATCCGGTGTCCCACAAGCAGGTGATGAAGCGACCGTTGTAAAAGACGAGCGTAAGGCCCGTGAAGTGGCAAATTACCGTCAAGGTAAATACCGTGAAGTGAAGCTGGCTAAGCAGCAGAAAGCGAAGCTGGAAAATATGTTTGCGAACATGGAAGAAGGCGATGTTTCCGAGTTGAATATTGTTCTTAAGTCAGACGTTCAAGGTTCACTTGAAGCAATTTCTGATGCATTGACCAAACTGTCTACCGATGAAGTGAAAGTGAATATTATTGGTAGCGGTGTCGGTGGTATCACCGAAACTGATATTTCTCTGGCAAGCGCTTCTAACGCTATCGTCGTTGGTTTCAACGTTCGTGCGGAAGCAGCGGCTAGAAAACTGGTAGAACAGGAAAACGTCGATCTCCGTTATTACAGTGTTATTTATGACTTGATTGACGAAGTAAAAGCGGCGATGAGCGGTATGCTCCAGCCTGAGTTCAAGCAGGAAATCATTGGTCTTGCTGAAGTTCGTGATGTCTTTAAGTCGCCTAAGCTTGGTGCTATCGCCGGCTGTATGGTCACTGAAGGTATTGTAAAGCGTTCAGCGCCAATTCGAGTCTTGCGTGACAACGTAGTTATTTACGAAGGTGAGCTTGAATCACTGCGTCGCTTTAAAGATGACGTTCAGGAAGTTCGTAACGGTATGGAATGTGGTATCGGTGTTAAGAACTACAATGACGTTAAAGAAGGCGACCAAATCGAAGTCTTCGAAACGGTTCAAGTTGAACGTAAGCTTTAA
- the nusA gene encoding transcription termination factor NusA, whose translation MSKEILLVAEAVSNEKAVPREKIFEALESALAHATKKKYEGDIDVRIDIDRQTGEFDTYRRWLVVEDSDEGLEHPYREISLSAAQYEDPSLNLGDYVEEQIDSIQFDRITTQTAKQVIVQKVREAERAQVVDEYRDQVGEMVSGIVKRANREHVILDLGNNAEAIIYRDEMLPRESVRPGDRIRGLLYDVKPEARGAQLFVSRTHPEFLLELFRIEVPEIGEEMIELRGAARDPGSRAKIAVKSNDKRIDPVGACVGMRGARVQAVSGELGGERVDIVLWDDNPAQFVINAMAPAEVASIVVDEDAHTMDIAVAEDNLAQAIGKGGQNVRLASQLTGWTLNVMTEDEFNEKNEAETQRLLNLFISSLDIDEDFATVLVEEGFSSLEEVAYVPVAEFLEIEGMDEDIVEELRGRARAYLTTKALANEESLESAEPDETLLNLEGMDRHLAYVLASKGVTTLEELAEQGIDDLADIEELDEQQAGDLIMKARNICWFSEEQ comes from the coding sequence ATGAGTAAAGAAATACTGTTAGTCGCAGAAGCGGTTTCAAACGAAAAAGCCGTCCCAAGAGAAAAGATTTTTGAAGCGTTAGAGTCAGCTTTGGCGCACGCGACTAAAAAGAAGTACGAAGGCGATATTGATGTACGTATTGATATTGATCGTCAGACCGGTGAGTTCGATACCTACCGCCGTTGGTTGGTGGTTGAAGATTCTGATGAAGGCTTGGAACATCCGTACCGCGAAATAAGTTTATCAGCAGCGCAGTATGAAGATCCGTCACTGAATTTAGGTGACTATGTTGAAGAGCAAATTGATTCCATTCAGTTTGACCGCATCACCACGCAAACGGCAAAGCAAGTTATTGTGCAAAAGGTTCGTGAAGCTGAACGTGCACAAGTGGTTGATGAATATCGTGACCAAGTCGGTGAAATGGTTAGTGGTATTGTAAAGCGCGCTAACCGAGAGCACGTGATTTTAGATTTAGGTAACAATGCCGAAGCTATTATTTATCGTGACGAAATGCTGCCGCGTGAATCGGTTCGTCCTGGCGACCGTATCCGTGGTTTGCTTTATGACGTGAAGCCAGAAGCGCGCGGTGCTCAACTGTTTGTTAGCCGAACGCATCCTGAGTTTCTGTTAGAGCTATTCCGCATTGAAGTCCCAGAGATTGGCGAAGAAATGATAGAGCTTCGCGGTGCTGCACGCGACCCAGGCTCACGTGCTAAAATTGCTGTTAAGAGCAATGATAAGCGAATAGACCCTGTTGGCGCGTGTGTTGGTATGCGGGGCGCCCGTGTTCAAGCCGTATCGGGCGAGCTGGGCGGCGAACGAGTCGATATTGTCCTTTGGGACGACAACCCGGCACAATTTGTTATCAATGCAATGGCACCGGCAGAAGTGGCGTCTATTGTTGTTGATGAAGATGCCCATACCATGGATATTGCCGTAGCAGAAGATAATCTGGCACAGGCTATTGGTAAAGGTGGTCAGAATGTTCGCTTGGCAAGCCAGTTAACAGGCTGGACGTTAAACGTCATGACAGAAGATGAGTTTAATGAGAAAAACGAAGCGGAAACGCAACGCTTGTTAAACTTGTTTATTTCAAGCTTGGATATTGACGAAGATTTCGCAACTGTATTGGTAGAAGAAGGCTTCTCATCGCTTGAAGAAGTCGCTTATGTGCCAGTTGCAGAGTTCCTTGAAATTGAAGGAATGGATGAAGATATTGTAGAAGAGCTTCGTGGTCGTGCTCGCGCTTACTTAACGACGAAAGCATTGGCTAACGAAGAGTCTTTAGAATCGGCTGAACCTGATGAAACCTTGTTAAACTTAGAAGGAATGGATCGCCACCTTGCTTACGTATTAGCAAGTAAAGGCGTGACCACTCTGGAAGAATTAGCAGAGCAGGGCATTGATGACTTAGCCGATATTGAAGAACTTGATGAACAGCAGGCTGGCGATTTAATAATGAAAGCCCGCAATATTTGCTGGTTCAGTGAAGAACAGTAA
- the rimP gene encoding ribosome maturation factor RimP has product MANLQERLTDIIRPAVEALEYELWGVEFVRAGKFSTLRVYIDHPNGISVDDCADVSYQVSSLLDVEDPINAEYNLEVSSPGMERPFFNTEQMVPYINETVAVQLVAAQKNKRKFQALLDAVEDDTLTLTVDDDTLQVKMRDVKSIHLVPRFD; this is encoded by the coding sequence TTGGCAAATTTGCAGGAACGGCTAACAGACATTATTCGACCCGCGGTTGAAGCTCTGGAGTACGAGCTGTGGGGCGTTGAGTTTGTTCGCGCAGGTAAATTTTCGACATTGCGCGTATATATTGATCACCCAAATGGTATCAGTGTAGATGATTGCGCAGATGTTAGTTATCAGGTTAGTTCTTTGTTAGATGTTGAAGACCCGATAAATGCTGAATATAACCTGGAAGTTTCTTCTCCCGGTATGGAAAGGCCATTTTTTAATACCGAGCAAATGGTGCCCTATATCAATGAAACTGTTGCAGTGCAGTTGGTAGCCGCCCAGAAAAACAAAAGAAAATTTCAGGCATTACTGGACGCAGTTGAAGACGACACACTGACTTTAACTGTCGATGACGATACGCTTCAGGTGAAAATGCGCGATGTAAAAAGCATTCACCTGGTTCCAAGATTTGATTAG
- the secG gene encoding preprotein translocase subunit SecG: MYEFLMIAFLVVAIILIGFIMIQQGKGADMGASFGAGASNTVFGSSGSGNFLSRTTAVLAVVFFVLSLALGNLSTSTGESTDDFSDLSVPEQEEQLPPAESNEDESSDVPPVN; encoded by the coding sequence ATGTATGAATTTTTAATGATCGCATTTTTGGTCGTGGCCATTATCTTGATTGGATTTATCATGATTCAACAAGGTAAAGGTGCAGACATGGGCGCATCGTTTGGCGCTGGTGCTTCAAATACCGTATTTGGATCGTCAGGGTCGGGTAATTTCTTGAGCAGAACGACAGCGGTTTTGGCCGTTGTGTTTTTTGTTTTGAGTTTGGCGTTAGGTAACTTATCAACGTCAACTGGCGAATCGACTGACGACTTCTCTGATTTATCGGTTCCGGAACAAGAAGAGCAGTTGCCGCCAGCTGAAAGTAACGAAGACGAATCGTCGGACGTACCGCCGGTTAACTAA
- the tpiA gene encoding triose-phosphate isomerase, which yields MPNASLVIANWKMNGNKALVKEMTAFLRDNKEQFNAVDVVVCPPFTLISDLTRECYYDDIAVGAQNVSEHESGAYTGEVSTSQLKEAGVGYVLIGHSERRQLFAENDEQINRKIKSALSADLQVVLCVGENKSQRDAGETWNVVSQQVKNALQDVATDNAGKIIVAYEPVWAIGTGDTATPEQAQEVHENLRALVVDLFGEIGNKLPLLYGGSVKPDNAKELFSQKDIDGGLIGGASLKTNDFLSICQAAQG from the coding sequence ATGCCAAATGCATCGTTAGTGATTGCAAACTGGAAAATGAATGGAAATAAAGCGTTGGTCAAAGAAATGACGGCGTTTTTAAGAGATAACAAAGAGCAATTTAATGCTGTTGACGTTGTCGTTTGTCCTCCTTTTACGCTTATTTCTGATTTAACGCGTGAATGTTACTACGACGATATAGCCGTTGGTGCGCAAAACGTATCTGAGCATGAAAGTGGTGCTTACACTGGTGAAGTATCAACGTCCCAGTTAAAAGAAGCCGGTGTTGGTTATGTGTTAATCGGTCATTCAGAGCGACGTCAGTTGTTTGCTGAAAATGATGAGCAAATTAACCGGAAAATTAAATCAGCATTGAGCGCGGATTTACAAGTGGTTCTTTGTGTTGGCGAAAACAAGTCACAAAGAGACGCAGGCGAAACCTGGAATGTGGTATCGCAGCAAGTGAAAAATGCATTGCAGGACGTCGCCACTGACAACGCAGGAAAAATTATTGTTGCTTATGAACCTGTTTGGGCAATAGGAACAGGTGACACAGCAACACCTGAACAAGCTCAGGAAGTGCATGAAAATTTAAGAGCACTGGTTGTCGACTTGTTCGGTGAAATTGGCAATAAATTGCCATTGTTATACGGTGGTTCAGTCAAGCCAGATAACGCAAAAGAATTGTTTTCACAAAAAGACATTGATGGTGGCCTGATAGGCGGTGCAAGTTTAAAAACTAACGACTTCCTAAGCATCTGCCAGGCAGCACAAGGGTAA